A genomic segment from Brienomyrus brachyistius isolate T26 chromosome 9, BBRACH_0.4, whole genome shotgun sequence encodes:
- the LOC125749195 gene encoding cytochrome c oxidase subunit 6B1: protein MSDMMEEKMQNYRTAPFDARFPNTNQTRNCYQNYLDYHRCNKALSAQGLDVTPCDWYQKVFKSLCPVGWVEKWNDQVENGSFAGKI from the exons ATGTCGGACATGATGGAGGAGAAGATGCAGAACTACAGGACTGCTCCCTTTGATGCCCGCTTCCCCAACACTAACCAGACGCGCAACTGCTACCAGAACTACCTCG acTACCACAGGTGTAACAAAGCCCTTTCCGCTCAAGGCCTTGATGTGACACCTTGTGACTGGTACCAGAAGGTCTTCAAAAGTCTTTGTCCTGTCGGCTGG GTTGAAAAATGGAACGACCAGGTTGAGAATGGGAGTTTTGCTGGGAAAATTTGA
- the gbp2 gene encoding guanylate-binding protein 1 isoform X2, protein MAGFSMAEPMCLIENGKDGKLCVQPKAFKILEQIRQRVVVVAVVGYYRTGKSYLMNQLAGKRNGFALGATIQSKTKGIWMWCVPHPVKKDHTLVLLDTEGLGDVEKGDQKNDTWIFSLAVLLSSMLVYNSMGTINNEALQQLHYVTELTERIKVKSQQDEDEDESTEFLRVFPSFVWSVRDFTLTLELDGKPVTADEYLQNALMLKPGHSKAIQMYNMPRSCLRNYFPTRKCFVFDRPATTEKMRILDTLADADLDPSFVKQVREFCCHVFSTAESKTLKGGVHVTGTSLGNLAKIYVDAICSNQIPCLENAVLSLAQIQNAKAVAQAKDHYKAQMAERVAYPTESQEELSQIHRVVEKEALKILIDCSFKDDDQKYQQMLLQNLDKMYAEILIKNIEESKKVCESIIKHVFQPLEDQLSSGRYVSRGGYKTFCADIQRFINQYRSTSGKGVQAEEALKKYLDGKKAFQDSILTADQSLTEAERQIQAEQAKAQALEQQHRAEKEMNDIYEKLLKDQEQSHKELTQQLMEKMEEDRLNAAKEYDRMLAAKLKEQEDLLSQNFNERAELLQQNIDALKQEKRAMESNKPSFLGNILGTVGSVAMFLPGGVSKVVGVTSSLLSRFF, encoded by the exons GTTTTGCCCTGGGAGCCACCATACAGTCCAAAACTAAGGGCATCTGGATGTGGTGTGTACCTCACCCCGTTAAAAAGGACCACACTCTGGTGCTCCTGGACACCGAGGGGCTGGGCGACGTGGAGAAG GGAGATCAGAAAAATGACACATGGATATTTTCCCTGGCTGTACTGCTGAGCAGCATGCTGGTGTATAATAGTATGGGAACCATCAATAACGAAGCCCTGCAGCAGTTGCA TTATGTCACAGAACTGACAGAGCGCATCAAGGTGAAATCACAGCAGGATGAAGATGAAGATGAGTCCACTGAGTTCTTGCGAGTCTTTCCCTCCTTTGTATGGAGCGTTCGAGATTTCACGCTTACGCTGGAGCTCGATGGGAAGCCAGTTACCGCTGATGAGTACCTGCAGAATGCGTTGATGCTAAAACCTG gTCATTCAAAAGCTATCCAGATGTACAACATGCCTCGCAGCTGCCTTAGGAATTATTTCCCCACCCGCAAATGCTTTGTGTTTGACCGTCCTGCAACGACAGAAAAAATGCGCATTCTAGATACACTTGCTGACGCAGACTTGGATCCCAGCTTTGTGAAGCAGGTCAGGGAGTTCTGCTGTCACGTCTTCAGCACCGCTGAAAGCAAAACTCTGAAAGGAGGTGTCCATGTGACAGGCACAT CGCTGGGGAACCTGGCGAAGATCTACGTGGATGCAATCTGCAGTAACCAGATCCCTTGTTTAGAAAATGCAGTGCTGAGCTTGGCACAGATTCAGAATGCCAAAGCAGTAGCTCAGGCCAAAGATCACTACAAGGCTCAGATGGCGGAGAGGGTTGCCTACCCGACTGAATCACAAGAGGAACTATCACAAATTCACCGTGTCGTAGAGAAGGAGGCACTGAAGATTCTCATTGACTGCTCTTTTAAGGATGATGATCAGAAATATCAACAAATGCTCTTG CAAAATCTGGATAAGATGTATGCGGAAATCTTGATCAAAAACATAGAGGAATCCAAGAAAGTTTGTGAGTCCATCATCAAGCATGTTTTCCAACCTCTAGAAGATCAGCTTAGCTCTGGCCGCTACGTGTCACGCGGCGGGTACAAAACCTTCTGTGCTGACATTCAGAGATTCATCAATCAGTACAGATCAACATCTGGCAAAGGAGTGCAG GCTGAGGAAGCCCTGAAGAAATATTTGGATGGGAAAAAAGCCTTTCAGGACTCCATACTGACCGCTGACCAGTCTCTCACTGAAGCTGAGCGCCAGATTCAAG CTGAACAGGCAAAGGCTCAGGCCCTTGAGCAGCAGCATCGTGCTGAGAAGGAGATGAATGATATATATGAGAAACTGTTAAAGGACCAGGAGCAGAGCCACAAGGAGCTTACTCAGCAGCTGATGGAGAAAATGGAAGAAGACAGGCTGAATGCCGCAAAGGAGTATGACAGAATGCTGGCAGCTAAACTGAAG GAACAAGAAGACCTTCTCAGCCAGAACTTCAATGAGAGAGCAGAACTTTTGCAACAAAACATTGATGCCCTCAAGCAGGAGAAGAGAGCAATGGAATCAAATAAGCCTTCATTTCTTGGTAACATTCTAGGTACTGTAGGATCCGTTGCCATGTTTTTACCGGGGGGTGTTTCAAAGGTGGTTGGCGTCACTTCTTCACTGTTGTcacgatttttttaa